The following are from one region of the Bacillus sp. (in: firmicutes) genome:
- a CDS encoding DNA-binding protein, translating into MIFKTVDEFKAYIANEVVNTAEASEILECSRQNISQLVKYGTLVPIKAFARDSIFLRSEIEQHKLKMRKK; encoded by the coding sequence TTGATATTCAAAACCGTTGATGAGTTTAAGGCTTACATTGCAAACGAGGTAGTGAATACTGCAGAAGCATCTGAAATATTAGAATGTTCGAGGCAGAATATTAGCCAACTTGTTAAGTATGGCACACTTGTACCAATTAAGGCATTTGCTAGGGATTCGATTTTTTTAAGAAGCGAGATTGAACAACATAAATTGAAGATGAGGAAGAAGTGA
- a CDS encoding HNH endonuclease translates to MKQYKTYEQKRTFYKSSGWEKLRQEALKRDNYECKECKRLGHVHVDSKKIDGERKSIELNVDHIKEIETHPELALELDNLQTLCIRHHNEKHGRFSKKENKWTHDERW, encoded by the coding sequence ATGAAGCAATACAAAACATACGAACAAAAAAGGACTTTCTACAAGAGTTCAGGCTGGGAAAAACTAAGACAGGAAGCTTTGAAACGCGACAACTATGAATGCAAAGAATGTAAGCGTCTTGGTCATGTACATGTTGACTCGAAAAAAATAGATGGTGAGCGCAAGTCAATTGAGTTGAACGTTGACCATATCAAAGAGATTGAAACTCATCCGGAGTTAGCTCTCGAACTTGATAATCTACAGACGCTGTGTATTCGTCACCACAATGAGAAGCATGGTCGATTTTCTAAAAAAGAAAACAAATGGACTCATGACGAAAGATGGTAG
- a CDS encoding terminase, with the protein MRKVNLAKLKKQLLARIDTEDLLEVKKVNDLIRLHELDAACDEAIARDGVSIVIENGSQKFIKSHPSMNEKMKINAQKIALEKSIKFKLKAAPAPAASSVKSKPKRGSLL; encoded by the coding sequence ATGAGAAAGGTAAATCTAGCAAAACTGAAAAAGCAATTATTAGCACGAATTGATACTGAAGATTTATTGGAAGTGAAAAAAGTAAATGATTTAATTCGTCTGCATGAATTGGATGCAGCGTGCGATGAAGCAATTGCACGTGATGGTGTAAGTATTGTCATCGAGAACGGTTCACAGAAATTTATAAAGAGTCATCCCAGTATGAATGAAAAAATGAAAATTAATGCTCAAAAAATCGCACTGGAGAAATCAATAAAATTTAAATTAAAGGCGGCCCCTGCCCCAGCAGCATCTTCTGTGAAAAGTAAACCGAAACGTGGTAGTTTACTTTGA
- a CDS encoding terminase large subunit, translating to MISYPYIEEYIHQWREGKIILNKRRIKLLELIGRDILTADDMYFDSEQIENYIAFTEKYYFPLTLTQKFKTCFIFLYYKDGSLVFDEHLDYEGRGGGKTGRISTLANYFISELHGIDNYNVSVVANSEKQAKMSFTEVFNTIDKDDRMKEHFYHKKALIESRITKSVFQYHTSNANTKDGLRDGCVIFEEIHQYENSSTVDVFTSGLGKVSNPRIFYVGSDGYVREGFLDKLLERADNILDGHVSIREDGLFPFMCCLDEEEEMHNSEMWQKANSQFHPPLTSYAKTLLRTVMKQYNKLEHNPDGYEEFVTKRMNLPKVNLEKSVTSWKKIKATNQDYDLEELRKRECIGSLDYASVRDFVSMGLLFLRNDNFFIPRELTHSYVCKPFADKHYAYSKKKAENNNKKDHRKFAPIREWENDGLLSVLDIETMDPHFVVKWFVDRRDEGWNIKKIIGDNFKMDILRPLFEAAGFEVEVIRNPDAASGLLAPRIEIAFENEQVIFGDNPLMRWYTNNVLVKRLPNGNKVYRKKEEVKRKTDGFMMFLYGVWASRDLDDYDVSDALDALDALNF from the coding sequence TTGATTAGTTATCCATACATCGAAGAATATATTCACCAGTGGCGAGAAGGTAAAATTATTTTAAATAAGCGACGGATAAAACTACTTGAATTGATAGGGCGAGACATATTAACTGCCGATGACATGTATTTTGATAGTGAGCAAATTGAGAATTATATTGCTTTTACCGAGAAGTATTATTTTCCACTCACACTAACACAAAAATTCAAAACTTGTTTCATTTTCCTATATTACAAAGACGGCTCTTTGGTATTCGATGAACATTTAGACTATGAAGGTCGTGGCGGTGGTAAGACTGGACGTATTTCTACACTAGCAAATTATTTCATTAGCGAGTTGCATGGTATTGATAATTATAATGTATCTGTTGTGGCAAACAGTGAAAAACAAGCTAAAATGTCCTTTACAGAAGTTTTTAACACGATTGATAAAGACGACAGAATGAAAGAACATTTTTATCACAAAAAGGCATTAATTGAGTCTCGTATCACAAAATCAGTGTTTCAATATCATACGTCCAATGCAAATACAAAAGATGGTTTGCGTGATGGCTGTGTAATTTTTGAGGAAATTCATCAATATGAAAATTCCTCCACAGTTGATGTGTTTACCTCTGGTCTAGGTAAAGTATCAAATCCAAGAATCTTTTATGTTGGTTCGGATGGTTACGTTCGTGAAGGCTTTTTAGATAAATTGCTAGAACGAGCTGACAATATTCTAGACGGCCATGTAAGTATTCGTGAAGATGGATTATTTCCGTTCATGTGCTGTTTGGATGAAGAGGAAGAAATGCATAATTCGGAAATGTGGCAGAAAGCAAATTCGCAATTTCATCCACCATTAACAAGTTATGCGAAAACGCTGCTAAGAACTGTGATGAAACAGTATAACAAGTTAGAACATAATCCAGACGGTTATGAAGAGTTTGTTACAAAACGTATGAACTTACCAAAAGTAAATTTAGAGAAAAGTGTAACGTCATGGAAAAAAATCAAGGCGACAAATCAAGATTATGATTTAGAGGAATTAAGAAAACGTGAATGTATTGGCTCATTAGACTATGCTTCCGTTCGCGACTTCGTTTCAATGGGATTGTTATTTTTAAGAAATGACAATTTCTTTATACCTAGAGAACTGACACATTCGTATGTTTGCAAGCCATTTGCGGACAAGCATTATGCGTATAGTAAGAAAAAGGCTGAAAACAACAATAAGAAGGACCATCGTAAATTCGCACCGATACGCGAATGGGAAAACGATGGTCTTTTGTCTGTCCTAGACATTGAAACGATGGATCCGCACTTTGTTGTTAAATGGTTTGTCGATAGGCGAGATGAAGGTTGGAACATTAAAAAGATTATTGGGGATAACTTCAAAATGGATATTCTTAGACCATTATTTGAAGCTGCTGGCTTTGAAGTTGAAGTTATACGGAACCCAGATGCTGCAAGTGGATTGTTAGCTCCACGTATCGAAATAGCTTTCGAGAATGAACAGGTCATATTTGGCGATAACCCTCTTATGCGATGGTACACAAATAATGTCCTAGTTAAGCGACTTCCTAACGGCAATAAGGTTTATCGAAAGAAGGAAGAAGTAAAACGAAAGACGGATGGTTTCATGATGTTTCTTTATGGTGTGTGGGCATCAAGAGATTTGGATGATTATGATGTTTCGGATGCGTTAGATGCATTGGATGCACTCAATTTTTAG